One genomic window of Arachis stenosperma cultivar V10309 chromosome 10, arast.V10309.gnm1.PFL2, whole genome shotgun sequence includes the following:
- the LOC130956305 gene encoding flavonol 3-O-glucosyltransferase UGT89B1, producing the protein MNGPSGNNPPPPHILVVPFPSQGHMIPLLDLTHKLASTDTAITITILTTPKNLTFLDPLLSSFSAIIHPLVLPLPSHPSLPPGVENSKGMPTSVPSLMLSFSNLYNPLLQWFHSHPSPPQLIISDMFSGWTQNLATHLNIRRIVFSPSGSFALSAIYFLWAHVPNRQNPNDQNELVSFHTLPNSPKYPWWQVSPLFRRYASGVPGSEHFRDWFLANIASWGLVINSFNELEKPYLEHLKKELRHDRVWAVGPLLPDPEGLNQKNSSFISERGGTSSVPINDVVSWLDKRNRREVVYLCFGSQVVLSVEQTVAIGSALEKSGVHFVWSVKEGGDDRCVDFMSGFEDRMAGRGLVIRGWAPQVVILRHVAVGAFVSHCGWNSVMESVVAGVPVLAWPMSADQFVDATLLVEELKVAKKVCEGDRAVPDSDEFARVLAESVSVGDDPEATRALKLREASLQSIREGGSSDKDLRSLVGKIHSLV; encoded by the coding sequence ATGAACGGTCCAAGCGGCAACAACCCACCACCACCCCACATCCTGGTGGTTCCGTTTCCATCACAGGGCCACATGATACCCCTCTTAGACCTAACCCACAAGCTAGCCTCCACCGACACCgccatcaccatcaccattctcaccacCCCAAAGAACCTCACCTTCCTCGACcctctcctctcttctttctcagcCATCATCCACCCCTTGGTCCTCCCCTTACCTTCCCACCCATCCCTCCCTCCGGGCGTAGAAAACTCCAAAGGCATGCCAACCTCCGTGCCTTCCCTCATGCTCTCTTTCTCCAACCTCTACAACCCTCTCCTCCAATGGTTCCACTCCCACCCTTCCCCTCCTCAACTCATCATCTCCGACATGTTCTCCGGATGGACTCAAAACCTCGCCACCCACCTCAACATTCGCAGAATCGTCTTTTCCCCTTCTGGATCCTTCGCTCTCTCCGCCATATACTTCCTCTGGGCCCATGTCCCCAACCGCCAAAACCCTAACGATCAAAACGAACTCGTTTCCTTCCACACCCTCCCGAATTCCCCAAAATACCCCTGGTGGCAGGTCTCGCCGTTGTTCCGAAGATATGCATCGGGTGTCCCCGGTTCGGAGCATTTTAGGGATTGGTTCCTCGCGAACATAGCCAGTTGGGGACTCGTTATTAACTCGTTCAACGAGTTGGAGAAGCCATATCTTGAACACCTAAAGAAGGAGCTTCGCCATGATCGCGTTTGGGCGGTCGGACCGTTACTTCCAGATCCGGAAGGCCTAAACCAAAAGAACTCGTCGTTTATCTCAGAAAGAGGAGGAACTAGTTCTGTTCCAATAAACGACGTCGTTTCGTGGCTTGATAAGCGAAACCGCCGCGAGGTGGTGTATTTGTGTTTTGGAAGCCAGGTTGTGCTTTCGGTGGAACAGACAGTTGCGATTGGTTCAGCTTTGGAGAAAAGTGGGGTCCACTTTGTGTGGTCGGTAAAAGAAGGAGGGGATGATCGGTGCGTTGATTTCATGTCTGGGTTTGAGGATAGGATGGCTGGGAGGGGTTTAGTTATAAGGGGTTGGGCCCCGCAAGTTGTGATACTCAGACACGTGGCGGTTGGGGCGTTTGTCAGTCACTGCGGGTGGAACTCGGTGATGGAATCGGTGGTTGCCGGTGTGCCGGTGCTGGCGTGGCCTATGTCTGCGGACCAATTTGTGGATGCTACGCTGCTTGTGGAAGAGTTGAAGGTGGCCAAGAAGGTTTGTGAAGGGGACAGAGCGGTTCCTGACTCGGATGAGTTTGCCCGAGTTTTGGCTGAGTCGGTGAGTGTAGGCGATGACCCGGAGGCAACTCGGGCGCTGAAGCTTCGGGAAGCGTCGCTTCAGTCTATTCGAGAAGGGGGAAGCTCTGACAAGGATTTGAGGAGCTTGGTTGGGAAAATTCATAGCTTGGtttaa
- the LOC130957991 gene encoding 25.3 kDa vesicle transport protein SEC22-1 — translation MVKLTMIARVTDGLPLAEGLDDGRDLKDAEFYKQQVKALFKNLSRGHNEASRMSIETGPYVFHYIIEGRVCYLTMCDRAYPKKLAFQYLEELRNEFERVNGSQIETAARPYAFIKFDTFIQKTKKLYQDTHTQRNISKLNDELYEVHQIMTRNVQEVLGVGEQLDQVSQMSSRLSSESRMYADKARDLNRQALIRKWAPVAIVFGVVFVLFWLKNKLW, via the exons ATGGTGAAGTTGACTATGATTGCCCGTGTCACTGACGGCCTTCCACTAGCTGAAGGACTGGATGATGGTCGCGATCTTAAAGATGCTGAATTCTACAAACAGCAAGTTAAGGCTTTATTTAAGAATCTCTCAAGAGGGCACAATGAGGCGTCGAGGATGTCAATTGAAACTGGCCCTTATGTCTTCCA TTATATAATAGAAGGACGTGTATGTTACTTGACAATGTGTGATCGTGCATACCCTAAGAAACTAGCTTTTCAATATCTTGAAGAGCTAAGGAACGAGTTTGAGCGTGTTAATGGGTCTCAAATTGAAACTGCTGCCAGACCTTATGCCTTCATTAAGTTTG ACACATTTATACAGAAAACAAAGAAACTTTACCAGGATACTCATACACAGCGCAATATTTCAAAGTTGAATGATGAACTCTATGAAGTCCACCAGATAATGACTCGAAATGTGCAGGAAGTTCTTGGTGTTGGTGAACAATTGGACC AGGTCAGCCAAATGTCCAGTCGTTTATCATCAGAATCCCGCATGTATGCTGATAAGGCTAGAGATTTAAATCGACAG GCTCTAATTCGGAAGTGGGCTCCTGTTGCTATTGTTTTCGGAGTTGTCTTCGTCCTTTTCTGGCTCAAAAACAAACTTTGGTGA